A region of the Dysidea avara chromosome 9, odDysAvar1.4, whole genome shotgun sequence genome:
GTAGAATAGTTCTTCGGGGTATAATACAGCTTTGTAAGTAGTTAGTTgggattctgttgtttgttTGGGCCGGTTTTTACCGAAATATAGACTTTATTGTTTGATGCATGTAATTTCATTGCAGTTattgttatgtaaacaaaaacaacataacGTGTTTACTTGACTTGTGCCGCACCCTTGAATAGTACTGCAGTGCGGTACCATTCGAGGGTCTTTATCCTCTACAAGGTCGAGTGAAAGAAAGGTCCTGTATAGAGGTACAGGTGTACGTAGCAACGTGTTGTGTTTGTTTCATAAAACTATAATGTACTtagagtagctatatagcagTGGTAGGTTTAAAATATTAGTAGCGCACCCTCGAATAATACCACAGTGCAGCACTATTTGAAGGGTTGTATCCTTATTTTTGGGCAAAAAAATAGTACCCCTGGGGcacaaatcaagtaaatacagtagttGACCTCCTTAGTTTGTAGGAAGTATTTAGATATATGTATATTTAATCCCTATCCTTCAAttagagctgtgaaactgggCAGAAGATCATAACCGGTTACTGGGCAAATCATAACTGCAAGTTATGCGActtaatgaaattttctataATTTTTATTAGTTTTTAAGctacggtaccgctcaaatgtaatgtcacACTCACTCACACCGCTCGAttgcgagtgattaaaaaatTTCTTTAATTACTTGCAATCGAGCGGTGCGACGTTacgtttgagcagtactgtatgtgCACCTTAAAATTTATAATTGATTACAGTGTATATTTGTAGTGGCCAAAGCAATAGGCAGCAAGTCATTATACAGTACGTAAAGCTGAATCCTACAAGTGTGATATCAGTGTTGAAGAATGAAAAGAGTATACATTTTTGAGTGAAAATATTAGGGATCGGTAATCCGGTTATGAAAAGAAACAAAAACTGATaactgaatttataaaaataactggtcGGTTAAGTGTCACAGCTCTACCTTCAATctgtaaccatgactgaattagggattaaatgtccattactGCAGGTATAGCCAACCtattgtttcacaactttttagctattcccttgtttcacttttttttatccctaatccaacttaaaaacataattatgattGCTGAACCCACACAATTGcatcaaagaaagaatggcaccatgcaggcatgccataaaattaattttgtgtcagaATGCATGCCTCATCAATGAATTGTTAtactttcattttcagctatgttctgtcCGTTAtacagcgttacaaacaaagaacagtacaagaagcatctctaCAATTGATTCAGTCAGTATGGAAAGTACATACAGGCAATAAGCATGATGGCTAAATCCGTATTGCACTATCGCGAATTGACACCTTccattgtcagtgaaaagaactactgtaagacacaaaggaggagttCATGCtgcttgtattgtacatacgtACTGCGGTTGACAAAAGGCATGTCTTTGGACAAAGCAACATCAAcggtgaagaaattaagcccgtagacttatccattgttgagtatTGGCTGGAGGTTATTAGTTAGTTATAGTCAAACATAAAATtagaaaaaattttaaaatagaaatttgttggaaggATTTAGGGTTACTGTGAAGACTTTTATGGGCTTCTATGTctataaccaatactgccaagctgttataaaGGAAAAGAAAGGCGAAGCTGTGATATTGTTGGACGAGAAAGTCCAAACCACCATGTTCCCTAATAcacggtactactgtactgtgtgaTACTGTACAATTGGTATGGTAGGGACCATGGCATAGTGTAAGGTATACATTAGCGGAAGTTGGATACTTTAACGGTGGATTCCTGTTCATCTAAGAGGCATTTAGTTTATTGTACAatttgtactgtattttctcGTGTATCTGTAGGACATGTTTGGTCATGAAATAGAACTAGCTCCCTTCAAGAATATCATGGAAATGTTGTCGCACATGAAAGATGTTTGCACCATGGAGAAGCCTACTTCTGCTGCTGGAGACTGGCTGGTGAAAAGCAAGACAAGTGTAGAAATAGAAGGTAGTGCTGTATTAATTGTGTGAGGGATACCATTAGTGGATATCACTTTCATAGGACAGTTGCAAGACAACAAACCTCCAGCTGATTTTAAGGATGCAATTTCCAGATTGCTGTCAGATCACCCTTCTGGAATACCATTAGAAGATCTTCCTGTCTTTTTCAAAGTAAGCACAAGTTGGTGCACTCTGATCTGTTAAGTGTTATTGTACTAGGATATCATTTTCGTAATTTTACATGTCCTTTCTCTTGGATTACTAGAGAAAAGAAATAGGAGAAGTATTAAGGAAATACtgtattaagaattttaagttcgattagggatcatagaataaaaaagtagggaaacaagggaggttgtctagACCTGCAgatacatttaatccctactgtAATTCAGCCATGTagttaaatgttcactagtacatctgcaggcataggctcccttgtttccctactttttttattctatgatccctaatcaaactcaAACTTATTAATTTTtctaacaagtagaaggaaagattaggaattttaagctggattagggatcaaagaacaaaaaaaaaaacagggaaacaagggaacagcttaAAAGTTGCAAAACAAGGGAAgttacctatacctgcagatatactagtggacaattaatattaatccctactcttcagtctataaccatgactgaaatACGGATTATATGTCCCCtactatatctgcaggtataggcaacctcccttgtttcacaactcttttagctgttcccttatttccctgcttttttgttctttgatccctaattcagcttggggtcactctgaaggcatttttgggcttggctatgcctaaccaatactgccaagctgttgtgaaggaagtttgaggctggttttatggggatatttttgggcaagaaagcccaaaactgcatgatccctaatatacagtactaccgtactgtatgatttttcCTTATACTCGTTTGTTTACCTTTTCGTAGCATTATTATAACTGATGAACCCGTGCAAagcacatcaaaagaaaggatgacgCCAGAGATAATGTTTTCAACTGAATGTGCATTTCTGACTCGAAAGTAAAGTGAGtattacacttcgctttcaggtatgttcagcccatttcacagtgctacaaaagaagaacagtaggagaagtacctctgcaatcaatccagtcaccacaggaAATACTGTATGAACAAttcctgtagggaagccattgcgCTACTGCGAATTAATGcttttggctgtcagcaaaaagaaatgagatGCAAAGGATGactatgatgtgtgcattgtacgtactgcagtatatCTAGGAtaaagcgatgtcaaacagtgagaAATCAAGCCACGCATTGCAAATTTTATCAgtatgccaaaggtttcttcttaacccttaaacccacataattCAAacaactggatttgataaaaaatgaattgaaaatgcacaatacttttTCCAAATTGCATAGGTGGTTACAAACAGGCATACGTATCTCATGAAGTGTTCGTTTGATCCCTTAGAAAAACAGATTTATTATGTGGCAAAGAGTACAGTATCTAACTGTGTAAATACTTTCAACGTACAATAAGGAACTCACCCACTATGATGCGCTGAACCATTTTGTGTCCTTTCGCCTCCGTGTCATCATTGTGCTCGTCCAATGTTGACTCAATCATGTGATACTGTATCTATATATCAGCTAAACACCATCACATGAGAAGCAACACAACACCAAGAGAAAATCGATACAATGAAGTACGGCTAAGTTATGGCCTTTTGTACGtcgttatgtgaagaaggaagacagAGGGATAGTTCTTTTTTGCTCTTTCAAAGTGAAGTGGGAATTAGCTCTGGGTTGGATGGACGCGACAAAGTATAGGACCATTTAAACCaaatttaatggtgagtaaGGTGGTGTTTGTCGTTTTTAGATACATGTAGCttttaacagtttttgtgttatggaaatttagttttacaaggcatgcatgcaatctagtttactggattatgcattttcagAGCCTgcattttataaaacagctggAGGTTTGAGGATTACAGATGTATACGAGTAATTGAATTTGAAGTGTTTCTGTGCAGTAACTGCAGCCAGTTTTCTGGTAGGCAAGTAGGCAGTAGAAATTTTCGTTTAATTCTGTAACTGCTTTATGGAaagtttcgggttgatctgaaggcctttttggcttgattttacccaaccagtGCTGTCAGCAGAAATCAAGACATTTTTTAGTGGTCTCTTATCGTGAGCCACCCAAACCGTGCATGctcatccctactatacagcactaccatacACTATAGtgttataatataatatgtaatacaaaattttgacaaaactttTGCTCCactaaggaaagtgttgataccgaaaattaatgtagtttctttacataaagaagacacccatgtaattgaagataaaaggaaaagcAAAGTGCAGAAGACAGACACTCATTGAAACCAGAAAGGGTACAACACGTCAGCAGTgattttgttattgtggcatgaaatggtggTTGTTGtgcaagtagtgaaacaagaagggaAGTCGCCTACACCATCTGCTAGTGGGACACTTAATTCCTACTTTTAATTCAGTAGGGATTAAGGAATAAAGCAGTTCCCACAAAGACCAGAAAACAGCCTCACGATACCTTTGACACCGGACCTTAGCAGTATCGGTTACAGTTTGTTTAATCCAGAAAAGTAGGCTCATCtttgttttattgtaatgatccctgctagcttgtaaaattcttACTTTTCCTTGCACTTGTAAAATAATGATGCTCACCTTTGTGATACAACTAGGAGAAATACCACACTGATATCCCATTGGAGATGTGGGGTTTCAATAGTACAGCATCACTTGTGAACAGTATTCCTGGTATTGCAAAGAAAATCTTCAAGAATGGTTTGTATACTAGTGCTCTATAACACTGTGTATCAGCTTCAGTCTCTACAGGTCAGGTGCATGTCTTTCCAGTTGAccaaaagaagaagaaaaagaccACTTTGCCTGCTGTTAGTGTGTATAGCATAAGTGTCATTATTCAATATGATGCATAGTAGCCTGTGTACCATAGGGTCTCTTGCTGTATAATTCATTTTTCTCCAGTATACTGTACACTGTGCTTGTGTTTACACTGTGCTTGTATTTTTCCTGTGTAGCCATCTTTACCAGCTGAGCCAGTAGTACCTAGTGAATATAGTCCAGTTGTGTTGCCGCAGTCATCTAACATCAATGTGCAAGTGTCACATGTAGTTAGTCCAAGCCAGTTTTTTATTCGACTTATTGGTAAAGATCATTCTCATGCCTTAAACACATTGATGGAGACCATTTCGTAAGTTTCATAACATGCATCAGCTTGTtcacttgtacagtagctagctcaCTGATATTTAAATGGTGCACATTTTACCTATACATACCTTTTCATACATGTTTAATGTAAACAGCACTGTTACACTGTAAATTTACAGTATCTTGAATGTTCCCTATGATCATACAATGCAGTTTTTAAAGGATGGCCACTATTCAATGGCAGCTTATGTGCACTGAAAAGGTgtggtgtactgtacatgtagtgaCTTGAATTTTGATACTGAAAATATTACAGGGCCTCAACCCAGATATTAAgctttgggggggggggggggagagtgTATTGCATTGGAGGGGTGTTTGGTTTTAGTGGTTCTATAATTTTCTGAGAGAGGATCACCATAAGGCCATCAatattaaattccttgtttcccatcactgcctgcatcaatttttaggtagccGCACCAAATTTATTTCATTAcagatcacgtgaatgcactattttATGATAGAAGTAGGCACAGAGTGACCAAGTTTTAAGGTGTTAGGTGAATGCATATAAACATACTATAAGGGTATCCATTCTTGTCGAGATTCTTATCCAACAGAGagtgcatgtactgtacagtcctggcagccttcaagatcgagatactctaatagagcagtcagggactGAAAGAGCAGTAGTCAAGTgtattaataatcaataatctcTTCCCACCCgcatcagtttttgttccattggaTGATGgagaaacaagcaatataataatgatggccttagtgtgcaaagcacgagGTTTCTAAGGGGGCCTATATGTATGTATCCCTAGGAAAAGATGAGGTGTGAAGATACACTGTACTGTGTTGctattgaatattgaccatttgaTTATTCATATGTATTaccctgtatgtatgtatcaacCTGGGGGGCAGcaccccctagattaacccctgctaCAGCtactacatgtatgtgtacatgtatgttttCAAGAACTCTGTACACATGCATTTTTGTAATATTATTTCCTACGTACCATGTGAAGTACTGCACCTTCCTGACCTAAAGGTTATTCCCATGGAACTATACAAGTTCAAAAAATATCAGTGGTAGTTATGTGTTGTTTAATAAGCTATACGGTAGGTTGGTATTTAACCCTGGCATGCTGCAGTGtaggtacatgtacagtatcagACAACATGTTTTATACAGTGAGGGTTGCACTCCAGTGACATGGATGTGGTGTTGTATGTAGCTGCCACTGTACACATGGCATGCAGAATCCCACGTTTAAAACTTGCACTTGGTTCTTCAGATTATAAAACTTGCATGAAactttatatacatgtactagcTGTAGTAGTGAAAAACAGACTTGTATGTATATGACATGGGTTAAGTGTGTTAGAACAGTCAACTTTTGGTAACGGTTGACATAAAGGAGGGCAAAAATGGTGCAAGTTTTACTATCTAATAGTgaagtacatgcatgtacatgtagcaTGATTATGTCACGCATTACGGGACACACCCATTTATGGTATCATGTAAAATAAAACTCCATAAAAGTGCATTGAAACTTATTACAGGTGTTCACTTGCAGAGCCATCATTACTACATTCTACTGTACATTTCAATAAAATTTTGGGTGGATGTAGCCAAGTCTTTAGGCTACTTTGTCATGAAAACCACTCGCAAAATAGCTTCAATGAAATGGTACTTATGGCAGATGATAATGGGGGTAAGGCAGTCGCATCAGCAATTGGCACTATATTCAAAGAAACTTGACAGTCGTACCAATGTCCACAGTGCCAAAACACTTCAAAAACCACTAGATATGCTTTAGAATCCCAGGAAGTACAGAGGGCACGTGTTGAATGTCCAATCCTTTTCTTATCAGCTTTGAGTGAAAAAAGTAAGTTCTTTCACTAAGAATAGGAGTGATATCCCAAGTATGAAGAATGTAACTTGCATCCTCCCCTGGCCCTATACAGGTTTCTTTAGTTGTTTTTATTGTAACATCATTTTCCATGCTATCAACTGCCATAATACATCCAGCTTAGTTGTGATTTGCGAGCAGTTTTCATGATGAAGTAGCGTAACAACTTGGCTGTATCCACATGAAATATATGGTAGGATGTAGTAGTAATGGTTCTGGAAGTGCACGCCTGTTGTAATTTTCAGTACATTTCCATGGAGTTACAGGGGGTATATTTACatgatacatgtactgtatcttAAATGGGTATGTTCCATGCAATCATGCAACTTTGCTATTGCATACGTGTACTGTACCTTAATTTGTTTAAAATTTCACACGAGTCTGATTATAGTTACATGCAATACAAAACTAACGGTAGTGTACCATGAGGATCATTATATTAAAATTGTTCTTTGTGTCATTAAGGTGATCTCTTTTTTTTGTAATAGGGGTCAAGTTTCTACTATAGTGTGTACTATTCTACAATGTAGCCCTAACTAGGCATGTTTGTAAACTCTTTTCAAACAAGATACACTCCTCTGAAATacagtatacatgcatgtttaGAAGGTAATGTAGATTGTGCATGTACAGGATTTTGTATGCTTCAAGACATTGCTTCAGTAATTGAGCATGTTTATTCTGTTTCTGATGTAGGAAGTACTACTGCAATGCCACTGGTATTGATGGAGCTATTGCTCGACCACTTTTGGGACAGGTTTGTAGTCTGAAGTTAGCAAAATCTTTATATACACACCCATACCTTTTTAGGCTTGTTGCGCACTGTTTGACAGTAACGACTGCTGGTACAGGGCAGAAGTGGTCAGCATTCCAACACCTTTTACTGTAATCGTAAGTATGGTGTTAGTGGTTCATACTGcatacagtaaaaagaaagGGGTGGGTTATAAAAGCTAAGCTAAAAATTTCTGTTGTATTTACATTTCTTGACATCACAAAACAAAACGGCCACCCTATTGGGTGAGGTACAGTAGTATtttactatggtaacacttaTGAAAGGTAAAAATAACTATGAACAATATTCATTTTGACTTCTGTGCTTTGTTATCCACACCAAGACAGCCATTTGATTGTTTCCAATTATGACATAAAATTACAACAGATTTAGTCATTGCAGCACGATATCATCCATACTATTGTGATGTCAATACAACATGTGAAATCTGATTAAATCCTATCAGACTTCAGTACTTGAGAGTGACTTGATACAATACACATCAAAACCACCATTGATTTCACAGTAATTAAATGGTTTACACTTTCAGGTGAAATATGTTGATTATGGCAACAAATGCGAGCTACCCATTGGTTCTATAAGGAAGTCAAGGTAATCACAGATCAATGACTGGTGTACATGTACATCTGATGTATGCATTTTTATATGTTCTTTTGAAACAGGCCTGAGTATTTGCAACTGCCTGCCCAGTGTGTAGAGTGCTGTTTGGCTAATATTAAGCCTAAAGAACGAGTAAGGAATTTGTCTGTAGCTTGGTATACTGATAGTGATAATTACATTTATTTCACCAGGTATGGAATGATGAGGCATGTGAAGTGTTTCGAGAAGCAGTAAATGATAAGCCATTGGTGGGAGTAATTCAGCAATCATTGGTGGTATGTACTCATATTAGTTGCTATGCGTTTTCCCTTAACTTTCTGATTCTGTAAATTGTaaattttgattttgttttaTGGGGACAGTGATGTATAATTAACTAGTATACACATGCACGCGTTACACAGAGTTACACATATTACACTTGTGTGTACCTGACTCTGCATTGCTTAATATGATTCAGCTTCTCTAAACTTAGGGACATCCACTTCACATAAAGCTATGTGATACATCAACCAATGAAGATATTTACATTCATAAAGTACTGGTTGCTAAGGGTCTTGCTGTTGAGTACCAAGTACTAGGAACACCGTTGACATCAGAAGTTAATGTctgtttgtaacattattatgtcaaacatttacAGTATGTCTGTGCATGTCTACAGGTTTTCATGTCTCAGTTCATGAGCCTACAGAAGGCTCTGGTACAGCAGCAACACTTGCTACAAGTTATGGCTACTGGACAGTTAGGCCAAATAGAACAAGCTAATAAGATGTTGATGAATAGTGGTATTGTGGCACTGTAAatgtaacaataaataaatacacaaaCATGTATTTTTGTGAGGCATGCTACAACACAATGAAATCGTAACTATACTGATTGTATCCATCTTGCAGATACTATGCAACTGTGGCCACAACATGCGAGTCCTACAACACATTTACACTCACCACAGCCCAATTTGCAGTCAGGTATGCAAGTAGCATGGCTTTAATTGGTAATACATACTTTTGATGTAGGAACTCAACCAACTGCAAGCAGCTCTGAGCATAGAAAAAAAATGGCTGCAGCTAAAGATATTTGGTCCAGTGATAGTGAAACTGAGGATGAAAAGTTTGTGTAACtctataattaataattattatccattgatttgatttattacaGGCAAGAATTGAATAACAGTGAAGGTACCTTGAAGCAGTTGGAAGTCAAATTGGAAAGATTGAATGAAGAGAGGTAATTTTTACAGAACTTATTTGTGTATTATAAGATTACATATTGTAAATAGGAGGGAAATACTAGGTCGAATGTCATATGAGTCTACTACTGGTAGTATTAGTGGATTGGTTGAGAAATTGAAGAATGTTGAAGCAGCAATAAAGGCAACTAGAGAGAGGATGGAACGCAGAGCCAGTGGACTCCCTCCTCTTCCACCACCCGGCTTATCACCAGTGTATACATCTACTAAACAAAAGCCACAGACAGATCAAGCCCCCTGTAACAGCATCGCTACCGTAACCACCAGTAGTCAAAAGCCCAGAGGTGTCACGTCAGTTAAACCTATTATTGGACTAGGTCGTGGCAAGAAGTTCAGCAAGCAGAATAGTTTCCCCTCTGCTTTTGATGATACATCTACTGTTACAAGTGATACGGGCAGTGTTTCATCTAGTGACTTGAAGAGTTCTAGTAGTAGCAGCAGTGTTGGTGTTAGTCAGAATGAACCAAAGGAGTGCCAGCCTGTATCCAACATTGGTGGAATGCATGAACACAGTGATTTACGTCTTCATCAAGAAAGTGATTCACACAAGTTTTCAACTGTTAGCCAACCACAGCAACTGAATGTCGTTTCTAATACAATAAGTAGTTCTGTTTTGTTAAATCCAGTCCCAGTAGTGGCAAATGGGGGCATGAACAGTGCTACTGTTAGTTTGGCTACCACTTCTTTTGTGGCTCCAACTGCTGACCAAGTTGCTAAGTCATTTGCTAAATTATCAGCCAAAAATCAAGCAGTTCCTTTTACCTCCGTTCCTATTACTTTGCAAACAATTGCTCCAAGCCCATCCGTCACTTCTCAAGTATCACCTTCTTCACGCACTATGACATATTCATCTGCTGTTGCATCCTACCCTGCCAGGAAACAACCAACACCTTTGTTTCAACCAGCTGTGCCACCTGCTCAGCCAGTGTCCAGAATGCCTTCCATGCCACCACCCTTGCTGGCTACACCTATGCACCCACCAATGATAGGACTGGGTAGGGGTAATGTACCATGGCCTGGGGGGcctccaccaccaccaccacatgTCTGGGGAGGAAATGGTGGGCCATGGATGCAGCAAGTACCACCACCAGCAATGCCTATACACTTTGATCACCACCATAATCCATTCTATGAAATTCCACCCCTGGGATCTTCTTCTGGACTTGATATTATATAACCGTGTTTGCTTATTACATAGTTGTGTATGTTTATTATGATTTGATTTCTTGTAGTTGTACAATCTTttaaattgtacatgtacaatctTTAAAAATATCTACTGTATGTTATGAAAAGGTTTGTTTTAATGaatcaaattttaaaaatgatggCAGTAGCTATTGAGATCCTTTGATATGTTCCACTAGAGTAAGATATTGAGTGTAAGCCAATTCGTTGTGCTGCAAAACGAAAACATTCTGTAAAGCTGTGATGTACGTACACTGACAACTGCATACCTGTTGTTTTGGTTTCATTTCTTTCAACACGGTGTCTAATAAATCTGGTTCTAAGTGAGTTTGTACTCCCCATAATAGCCTGCATAAGTGTAACATTCCATTATCTTGACAGCTGCATGGCACCCAGAATTTCCTCAGCAGTGTTTCACCACTGGAGTCTTGCAAACATTTGACATTTGAGGACAAGTAATTGGCCATTTGATGAAGAAATCCATCAGGCAATACTACATGATCCTTTTGATGTGATACAGCAATGGCTGCTAGCAGTTCTGATAGATGTTTAGTGTCTTTCCTCTTGACAAGGTTCAAGGCGTATGTGCACACAATGTGACATACTATTGGCTGCTTTAGTTGAAACTTTGAGGGATGTATGTCTTGGTTGAATTCTTCACCCAACTTGGAACAAACTGATTGTAATTGACTGTTTACCATCAACTCCATCAAGCTGGGAAGAAATTTCATCACAATATCATTGTCCTAATATATTTTGACAAAAATGTAACAAATCTTTTATGCACAAATCCAAACTTACTTGTTTGCTCTTGAATTCTTGTTTCTCCACTATGTCTAAAGATTGTAATCCAACATGTAGCAGACGCACTAAAAATTCCAAGTCATTGCTTTCCTAAAAATGTACAAATAGCCTCCTGATACAGAAGTGAGCAGCCAATTTAATGTAAGCAAGGAGCAAATAATATAATGTAAGAAAGTTTGTGAGGGCTCTGGGGTGGCATACTGATAACTGCATTAGATAAATACTTGGAATCAATAGCTAGGTGCTAAAGATAATTATGATGATGTTGGACCAACATCCTCAGAAGTTTAGCATACAAGAAATTACAAAGTAGTATTGTCCCAAAATATACACCATGGCAAGCACTTTTCACCTTGTACAGATATAGCCAATTAATGAGCTACAGATCTAGACACATGTGTACATAATACCATTAGGCCAATGTGTTTCACAGATTGTTTGCCCTCTAGTAGTGACCTGGCAGGttgaaaaataaattaaaatgcaAATCATTAGTTTCAGCTGcaactgactgttttgttagagtttatatgactgctctattagaatatcttgatcttgacaGGTGCAAAGCTAAAGTCATTCCGAAACAAAGTGATGGAGCTTCATTCCTTCCCCTTTGATactcgtactactagttttgaccctcaaacTTGGTTttacagatgtcttttctgggtggtgcaAGAttatgcatcttttgtgtaaatttcataagcacgcttgctatccttggcacttgaattctttatctaaaaacttctaatgtgcaatttggataaTTCTTTCCAAAATCCAATCACATTTATTTTTGGGTCTGCCAAAACATTTACCTG
Encoded here:
- the LOC136266008 gene encoding tudor domain-containing protein 5-like, which translates into the protein MDREELRKRVRALLISSKQGCTPRSLLKDYKGVFGEDLPLRDFGYRNVLEMAYDMPDVVRILQQGALFRGVADESTQHIAKMVARQKNTGYHQLKSEQPVRRTTTPSIPFHIQGCLRQLMYSYPNGLPIEQFEEAYARRFGYYLSLRRLKCNSLQELINYLPDVLQIERDANGRTMVVGGESSRQPSFNSVETDGRSRAPYHVSQKPPRFQGKLLNGQSQMISSQLSSYDDDSSPTTETPSPVTEVQSITNHQSNGPQQNSVSNIRLPVTNVPVKVKENILKLLHSKHLGIWLTSLQAEYKDMFGHEIELAPFKNIMEMLSHMKDVCTMEKPTSAAGDWLVKSKTSVEIEGQLQDNKPPADFKDAISRLLSDHPSGIPLEDLPVFFKEKYHTDIPLEMWGFNSTASLVNSIPGIAKKIFKNGQVHVFPVDQKKKKKTTLPAPSLPAEPVVPSEYSPVVLPQSSNINVQVSHVVSPSQFFIRLIGKDHSHALNTLMETISKYYCNATGIDGAIARPLLGQACCALFDSNDCWYRAEVVSIPTPFTVIVKYVDYGNKCELPIGSIRKSRPEYLQLPAQCVECCLANIKPKERVWNDEACEVFREAVNDKPLVGVIQQSLVGHPLHIKLCDTSTNEDIYIHKVLVAKGLAVEYQVLGTPLTSEVNVFMSQFMSLQKALVQQQHLLQVMATGQLGQIEQANKMLMNSDTMQLWPQHASPTTHLHSPQPNLQSGTQPTASSSEHRKKMAAAKDIWSSDSETEDEKQELNNSEGTLKQLEVKLERLNEERREILGRMSYESTTGSISGLVEKLKNVEAAIKATRERMERRASGLPPLPPPGLSPVYTSTKQKPQTDQAPCNSIATVTTSSQKPRGVTSVKPIIGLGRGKKFSKQNSFPSAFDDTSTVTSDTGSVSSSDLKSSSSSSSVGVSQNEPKECQPVSNIGGMHEHSDLRLHQESDSHKFSTVSQPQQLNVVSNTISSSVLLNPVPVVANGGMNSATVSLATTSFVAPTADQVAKSFAKLSAKNQAVPFTSVPITLQTIAPSPSVTSQVSPSSRTMTYSSAVASYPARKQPTPLFQPAVPPAQPVSRMPSMPPPLLATPMHPPMIGLGRGNVPWPGGPPPPPPHVWGGNGGPWMQQVPPPAMPIHFDHHHNPFYEIPPLGSSSGLDII